A genomic window from Nematostella vectensis chromosome 9, jaNemVect1.1, whole genome shotgun sequence includes:
- the LOC5504843 gene encoding testis-specific serine/threonine-protein kinase 3, with product MSSAPPEASNDSSKNAAVKSEAKAKQTPDNKRPKSGAKSSKSTESTAPFDTAIPVLSAYGYALGDTLGKGSYAVVKAAYSRKLKKQVAVKIVTKKKAPDDYLTKFLPREIQVMKHLNHSNVVSLHEAIETSSRIYIILDLADNGDLLEYIRSNGAIPENEARLFYHQLVDAVEYLHNKGVVHRDLKCENILLNRDNRILISDFGFARTQHVMADTGKRRLSQTFCGSYAYAPPEILRGIAYDGTLADIWSLGVVLYTMVSASLPFDDTNLKVLLEQVSRDVVFSRRKKISDEVKDLVRRMLVADVKTRIDLASIRRHPWFVGTKFSDAAKIDEVPQHEISKSKQEAQDSGQSSGKSSGDSGIAKDETS from the exons ATGTCATCTGCGCCGCCGGAGGCGTCCAATGATAGCAGCAAGAATGCCGCAGTCAAAAGTGAGGCCAAAGCCAAACAGACACCAGACAATAAAAGGCCTAAATCCGGTGCCAAGAGCAGCAAAAGCACAGAGTCGACTGCCCCGTTTGACACTGCGATTCCCGTTCTTTCCGCTTATGGCTACGCCCTCGGGGATACTCTGGGCAAAG GTTCCTACGCGGTCGTCAAGGCTGCTTATTCTAGAAAACTGAAAAAGCAAGTCGCCGTCAAGATCGttacaaaaaagaaagcaCCGGATGATTATCTGACCAAGTTCCTGCCCCGTGAGATCCAAGTGATGAAACACTTGAATCATTCGAACGTGGTAAGTCTGCACGAGGCTATAGAGACTAGCTCTCGTATCTACATCATACTAGACCTGGCGGATAACGGCGACCTTCTCGAGTACATCCGAAGCAACGGCGCCATCCCGGAGAACGAGGCGCGCTTGTTCTACCATCAGCTTGTGGACGCGGTCGAGTATTTACACAATAAAGGGGTTGTGCACCGCGACCTCAAGTGCGAGAACATCCTCCTTAACCGCGATAACCGCATCTTGATATCGGACTTTGGTTTCGCGCGCACACAGCACGTCATGGCGGATACGGGTAAAAGGCGACTGAGCCAGACGTTTTGCGGATCGTACGCGTATGCGCCGCCAGAGATCTTACGGGGCATTGCGTATGACGGAACGCTGGCGGATATCTGGAGCCTGGGCGTGGTGCTGTACACTATGGTCTCCGCGAGCCTACCATTCGATGACACGAACCTGAAGGTCCTTCTCGAGCAGGTGTCAAGAGACGTGGTGTTCTCCCGTAGAAAGAAGATCTCGGATGAGGTCAAGGATCTCGTCAGACGGATGCTGGTCGCTGATGTGAAGACAAGGATTGATCTTGCTTCTATCAGGCGCCATCCGTGGTTCGTGGGGACCAAGTTCTCGGACGCAGCTAAGATAGATGAGGTTCCACAGCACGAGATTTCCAAAAGTAAGCAAGAGGCGCAGGATAGCGGCCAGAGTAGCGGAAAAAGCTCGGGAGATTCGGGGATCGCCAAGGATGAGACTTCGTGA
- the LOC116612464 gene encoding uncharacterized protein LOC116612464 isoform X2, with protein sequence MITMDALDEHYLIFEDTNKLKYNRFRSTEFPPEKECNEQNTSSSATNSHESSGSCSPTENNNLILNNFPKQNRLQIKHNNHVCECGCQILKEEMNNLEHEVFTLRKLVSSKRDMEAMDWFSPNIFEEKSKLREKEKENQLLRDEIQKLNSDMKRLYSRLEALEVGNLAPTYNAKDEILDPRNEAVVILGNSFVKKLNSGEFRIMVKDLPKIDEKGEIISVPNKKQIEKLTIHVGSKGVKELNSQLGNTKGVEIREMNYEPPVTKKKPNIEKITEFSTDKVHFLLC encoded by the exons ATGATCACCATGGATGCTTTGGACGAGCACTATCTTATATTCGAGGACACCAACAAATTGAAGTACAATCGCTTTCGAAGTACGGAATTTCCACCGGAGAAAGAATGCAATGAGCAAAACACATCCAGTTCAGCTACCAATAGCCATGAATCCAGCGGCAGTTGCAGTCCAACAGAAAATAACAACTTGATTCTAAACAATTTCCCCAAGCAAAATCGTCTACAGATAAAACACAACAACCACGTTTGTGAATGTGGGTGTCAAATCCTCAAAGAAGAAATGAATAACCTAGAGCATGAGGTTTTTACGCTGAGAAAACTCGTCAGCTCTAAGAGGGATATGGAGGCAATGGACTGGTTTTCGCCGAATATTTTCGAGGAAAAATCCAAGCTCAGAGAAAAGGAAAAGGAGAATCAGTTGCTTAGAGATGAGAtacaaaagcttaattccgaTATGAAGCGTTTGTATTCGCGATTGGAAGCGCTAGAAGTTGGGAATTTGGCTCCGACATACAATGCCAAAGATGAAATTCTGGACCCAAGAAACGAGGCAGTTGTGATTTTGGGGAATTCTTTCGTCAAGAAACTAAACTCGGGAGAGTTTCGCATTATGGTAAAAGATCTCCCAAAAATCGACGAAAAGGGAGAGATAATTTCAGTCCCGAATAAAAAGCAAATCGAAAAGCTGACCATTCATGTTGGCTCCAAAGGGGTGAAAGAACTAAACTCGCAGCTCGGGAATACAAAAGGAGTAGAAATCAGAGAAATGAATTACGAGCCGCCAGTAACAAAGAAAAAACCCAACATCGAAAAGATCAcagaattttctacagataaG GTGCATTTCCTTCTCTGCTAG
- the LOC116612464 gene encoding uncharacterized protein LOC116612464 isoform X1 codes for MITMDALDEHYLIFEDTNKLKYNRFRSTEFPPEKECNEQNTSSSATNSHESSGSCSPTENNNLILNNFPKQNRLQIKHNNHVCECGCQILKEEMNNLEHEVFTLRKLVSSKRDMEAMDWFSPNIFEEKSKLREKEKENQLLRDEIQKLNSDMKRLYSRLEALEVGNLAPTYNAKDEILDPRNEAVVILGNSFVKKLNSGEFRIMVKDLPKIDEKGEIISVPNKKQIEKLTIHVGSKGVKELNSQLGNTKGVEIREMNYEPPVTKKKPNIEKITEFSTDKVNTNEMDKRAPPCGGFLQCLSIACGLYEPDPPARV; via the exons ATGATCACCATGGATGCTTTGGACGAGCACTATCTTATATTCGAGGACACCAACAAATTGAAGTACAATCGCTTTCGAAGTACGGAATTTCCACCGGAGAAAGAATGCAATGAGCAAAACACATCCAGTTCAGCTACCAATAGCCATGAATCCAGCGGCAGTTGCAGTCCAACAGAAAATAACAACTTGATTCTAAACAATTTCCCCAAGCAAAATCGTCTACAGATAAAACACAACAACCACGTTTGTGAATGTGGGTGTCAAATCCTCAAAGAAGAAATGAATAACCTAGAGCATGAGGTTTTTACGCTGAGAAAACTCGTCAGCTCTAAGAGGGATATGGAGGCAATGGACTGGTTTTCGCCGAATATTTTCGAGGAAAAATCCAAGCTCAGAGAAAAGGAAAAGGAGAATCAGTTGCTTAGAGATGAGAtacaaaagcttaattccgaTATGAAGCGTTTGTATTCGCGATTGGAAGCGCTAGAAGTTGGGAATTTGGCTCCGACATACAATGCCAAAGATGAAATTCTGGACCCAAGAAACGAGGCAGTTGTGATTTTGGGGAATTCTTTCGTCAAGAAACTAAACTCGGGAGAGTTTCGCATTATGGTAAAAGATCTCCCAAAAATCGACGAAAAGGGAGAGATAATTTCAGTCCCGAATAAAAAGCAAATCGAAAAGCTGACCATTCATGTTGGCTCCAAAGGGGTGAAAGAACTAAACTCGCAGCTCGGGAATACAAAAGGAGTAGAAATCAGAGAAATGAATTACGAGCCGCCAGTAACAAAGAAAAAACCCAACATCGAAAAGATCAcagaattttctacagataaG GTAAACACGAATGAGATGGATAAAAGAGCACCTCCTTGTGGTGGTTTCCTACAGTGCTTGTCAATAGCATGTGGTCTGTACGAGCCAGATCCGCCTGCTCGAGTGTAG